One part of the Chroogloeocystis siderophila 5.2 s.c.1 genome encodes these proteins:
- a CDS encoding NAD(P)H-dependent glycerol-3-phosphate dehydrogenase, producing MISSDVDSLSNNRGIQPKLVAVLGAGAWGSTLANLASATGHNVRLWSRHLECSLAETVDGADIIVSAISMKGVRSVVEQIRSLSFAPETIFLTATKGLEPTTTLTPAQIWQAAFPDHPIVVLCGPNLSKEVQQGLPAATVVASTDITAAETVQMVFSSNRFRVYTNSDPIGVELGGTIKNVIAIAAGVCDGLHLGTNAKAALVTRGLTEIIRIGVAWGAKIETFYGLSGLGDLLATCNSPLSRNYQVGYQLAQGKNLAEILERLEGTAEGVNTTQVLIAKAHQQHISVPITTQVYRLLQAEITPRQALEELMLRDIKPEYNF from the coding sequence TTGATTAGCAGTGATGTAGATTCCCTTAGCAATAACAGGGGAATTCAACCAAAATTAGTTGCAGTTTTGGGTGCTGGTGCTTGGGGTTCAACTTTGGCAAACTTGGCATCTGCCACAGGGCACAATGTCCGTTTGTGGTCGCGCCATCTTGAGTGTAGTTTAGCAGAAACCGTTGACGGTGCAGATATTATCGTTTCGGCAATTTCGATGAAAGGCGTGCGATCGGTTGTCGAACAAATTCGATCTTTATCATTTGCACCAGAAACAATTTTTTTGACAGCCACCAAAGGGTTAGAACCAACGACGACGTTAACTCCCGCGCAAATTTGGCAAGCTGCATTTCCTGATCATCCCATTGTTGTGCTTTGCGGTCCTAATTTATCAAAAGAAGTTCAGCAAGGTTTACCTGCTGCAACTGTTGTCGCTAGTACAGATATTACCGCAGCAGAAACGGTGCAAATGGTGTTTTCTTCCAATCGGTTTCGCGTTTATACTAATTCTGATCCAATTGGAGTAGAACTCGGCGGGACAATCAAGAATGTCATTGCGATCGCTGCGGGTGTCTGTGATGGTTTACACTTAGGAACGAACGCTAAAGCCGCACTTGTAACGCGAGGACTTACTGAGATTATTCGCATTGGTGTTGCTTGGGGTGCAAAAATCGAGACTTTTTACGGTTTATCGGGCTTGGGCGATTTACTTGCAACGTGCAACAGTCCCTTAAGTCGTAACTACCAAGTAGGTTATCAACTAGCGCAGGGTAAAAATTTAGCAGAAATTCTCGAACGTCTAGAAGGAACAGCCGAGGGTGTGAATACGACGCAAGTTTTAATCGCCAAAGCACATCAACAGCATATTTCTGTACCAATTACAACACAAGTTTACAGATTATTACAAGCAGAAATTACACCACGACAAGCGTTAGAAGAATTGATGTTGCGCGATATCAAACCAGAGTATAACTTTTGA
- a CDS encoding NAD(P)H-quinone oxidoreductase subunit F, which produces MEFLIQSVWVVPCYALIGGLLAVPWSPGILRRTGPRPAGYVNFIMTFLAFLHSLLSLPATWHQPPQQIFIPWLNTAGLDLTIAIEVSSVSVAALVVITGINLLAQVYGFGYMEMDWGWARFYSLLGLFEAGLCALVLCNSLFFSYVILEILTLGTYLLVGLWFSQPLVVTGARDAFLTKRVGDLFLLMGVLALLPLAGTWNFTELAEWAATANVDPTLITLIGLALIAGPMGKCAQFPLHLWLDEAMEGPVPSTILRNSVVVASGAWVLIKLQPVLALSPIVMSALVGIGTVTAIGGSLIAIAQIDIKRCLSYSVSAYMGLVFIAVGTQQSEAALLLVLTHAVAAALLVMSTGAIVWNSITQDVTQLGGLWSRRPVSGIAFIVGTLGLVGFPPLGSFWALLKLASALWETQPWLVGVIIVVNALTAFSLTREFGLVFGGKPKQMSERSPEVHWPMILPMTILLGFTLHLPLVLQSLSLLPSWEMLNKDVALLLIWSSIFGCSLGGVVYLGNLISKPVRLPWKGLQDLIAYDFYTPNLYRLSIVFSVDIISKVTDIVDRFVVDGIVNLVGLISIFGGEGLKYSTSGQTQFYAFTVLLGVGLFGVLVSWQFWGDQFLNLMYSYISVILNS; this is translated from the coding sequence ATGGAATTTCTCATCCAGAGTGTCTGGGTTGTACCGTGCTATGCATTAATTGGTGGGCTTCTAGCTGTACCTTGGTCACCAGGAATCTTACGACGTACAGGACCAAGACCCGCAGGATATGTCAATTTTATAATGACATTTCTGGCATTTTTACATAGCTTACTGAGCTTGCCAGCAACTTGGCATCAACCACCCCAACAAATATTTATTCCTTGGTTGAATACAGCGGGTTTAGACCTGACTATTGCCATCGAAGTATCTTCGGTGAGTGTCGCCGCACTCGTTGTGATTACGGGGATAAATTTGCTCGCGCAAGTTTACGGCTTCGGTTACATGGAAATGGACTGGGGTTGGGCAAGGTTTTATTCGCTACTCGGTTTATTTGAAGCTGGATTGTGCGCGCTGGTGTTGTGCAACTCGCTGTTTTTCAGCTATGTGATTCTAGAAATCCTAACACTGGGAACTTATTTATTAGTAGGGTTGTGGTTCAGTCAACCTTTAGTAGTGACAGGTGCAAGAGATGCCTTCTTAACAAAGCGCGTTGGTGATTTATTTCTGTTAATGGGAGTGTTGGCGCTGTTACCCTTAGCAGGAACTTGGAACTTTACTGAACTTGCAGAGTGGGCGGCGACTGCAAACGTCGATCCAACCTTGATAACTCTCATCGGTTTAGCATTAATTGCCGGACCAATGGGTAAATGCGCGCAGTTTCCGCTACATCTGTGGTTAGATGAAGCAATGGAAGGACCTGTTCCTAGTACAATTTTGCGGAATTCCGTCGTTGTCGCGAGTGGTGCTTGGGTATTAATTAAATTGCAACCTGTGTTGGCCTTATCGCCAATTGTTATGTCTGCGTTGGTGGGAATTGGTACAGTAACTGCAATTGGTGGATCTTTGATTGCGATCGCTCAAATTGATATCAAACGTTGCCTATCGTATTCAGTAAGTGCATACATGGGTTTGGTGTTTATCGCTGTTGGTACACAACAAAGTGAAGCAGCATTATTATTGGTACTCACTCATGCTGTCGCCGCAGCACTTTTGGTAATGAGTACGGGTGCAATTGTTTGGAATAGTATTACCCAAGATGTAACGCAACTCGGTGGATTGTGGTCGCGTCGTCCGGTATCGGGTATCGCGTTTATTGTTGGTACGCTAGGGTTAGTAGGTTTTCCGCCACTCGGTAGTTTTTGGGCATTACTCAAACTTGCGTCAGCATTGTGGGAAACGCAACCTTGGTTAGTGGGAGTAATTATCGTCGTCAATGCTTTGACAGCGTTTAGTTTGACAAGAGAATTTGGGTTAGTGTTTGGTGGCAAGCCTAAGCAAATGAGCGAGCGATCGCCTGAAGTACATTGGCCCATGATTCTACCAATGACGATTCTACTTGGCTTTACGTTGCATCTTCCTTTAGTGTTGCAAAGTTTATCACTTTTACCGAGTTGGGAAATGCTCAATAAAGATGTGGCTTTACTATTAATTTGGTCGAGTATCTTTGGTTGTAGTCTTGGTGGTGTTGTTTATTTAGGTAATCTGATCTCAAAACCCGTGCGTCTACCTTGGAAAGGTTTACAAGACCTGATTGCATACGACTTCTACACACCAAACCTGTACCGTCTGAGCATTGTTTTTAGTGTAGATATCATTTCTAAAGTTACCGATATTGTTGACCGCTTTGTTGTTGATGGCATCGTTAATTTAGTTGGTTTAATTTCAATTTTCGGTGGAGAAGGATTAAAGTACAGCACTTCTGGACAAACACAGTTTTACGCTTTTACCGTGTTATTAGGCGTAGGTTTGTTTGGAGTTTTAGTGAGTTGGCAGTTTTGGGGAGATCAGTTTTTGAATTTAATGTATTCCTACATTTCTGTCATTCTCAATTCTTGA
- a CDS encoding CIA30 family protein: protein MSENRSQWDLGRFVQTLTFFEVIPFIGWLQRLIPGSQDSAIVPTGEKRVGVVLVAGATGGVGRRVVKRLLDRGYKVRSLVRDAEKAKEILGDNVELYVGDITKPETLTLEMMADVTAVICCTAVRVQPMGGDTPDRAKYNQGVKFYQPEIVGDTPESVEYIGVKNLVEVAAKHFATVPADEKLIFDFTHPSEELKRIWGAVDDVVMGGVSQSEIRFVENTALFTGNVSTANSGGFASVRTKNLEPPLNLSGYQGIKLRVRGDGKRYKCFIRTDTKWDGTAYSYSFDTVNNTWMDVYIPFADLTAVFRAKTLKDAPAIDASRIASLQLMLSKFEYDSQLNPRFTPGGFALQVESIKAYGGAKLPQFILVSSAGVTRPGRPGINLEEEPPAVRLNDQLGGILTWKWRGEESLRHSGIPYTIIRPCALTEESGIQPLVFAQGDNIKGKVSRDSIAELCLQVLEQPHACNVTFEVTAKTITSSSGGDLSQLQPD from the coding sequence ATGAGTGAAAATCGTTCTCAATGGGATTTGGGTAGGTTTGTCCAAACCCTGACCTTTTTTGAGGTAATTCCTTTTATCGGGTGGTTACAGCGCTTGATTCCAGGATCTCAAGATTCTGCAATTGTACCAACGGGAGAAAAGCGAGTGGGAGTTGTGTTAGTTGCTGGGGCGACAGGTGGTGTTGGTAGGCGCGTGGTAAAACGGCTACTCGATCGCGGTTACAAAGTGCGATCGCTTGTTCGCGATGCTGAAAAAGCCAAAGAAATCCTCGGTGACAACGTTGAACTGTATGTCGGTGACATCACAAAGCCAGAAACACTAACTCTAGAAATGATGGCAGATGTGACAGCGGTTATTTGCTGCACTGCCGTACGCGTTCAACCTATGGGCGGAGATACCCCAGACCGTGCCAAGTACAATCAAGGTGTTAAATTCTATCAGCCCGAAATCGTTGGCGATACTCCAGAATCGGTAGAGTATATAGGTGTCAAAAACTTAGTTGAAGTAGCAGCAAAACACTTTGCGACAGTTCCTGCTGATGAAAAACTGATTTTTGATTTTACGCATCCATCCGAAGAGTTAAAACGCATTTGGGGTGCAGTAGACGATGTTGTGATGGGCGGTGTGAGTCAGAGTGAAATTCGATTTGTGGAAAATACTGCCTTATTTACTGGTAACGTCTCTACCGCCAATTCAGGCGGCTTTGCTTCTGTGAGAACCAAAAACTTGGAACCACCGTTAAATTTATCAGGTTATCAAGGAATTAAACTGCGCGTGAGAGGCGACGGAAAACGCTACAAGTGCTTCATCCGCACCGATACTAAGTGGGACGGTACAGCTTACTCGTATTCGTTTGACACGGTCAACAACACTTGGATGGATGTCTATATTCCCTTCGCAGATTTAACTGCGGTGTTTCGTGCCAAAACTTTAAAAGATGCGCCGGCGATTGATGCTAGTAGAATTGCTTCGTTGCAACTGATGTTGAGTAAGTTTGAATACGATAGCCAACTCAACCCTAGATTTACACCAGGAGGTTTTGCGTTACAAGTCGAGTCGATTAAAGCTTATGGTGGTGCTAAGTTGCCACAGTTTATCTTAGTCAGTTCGGCAGGAGTCACGCGTCCTGGACGTCCAGGAATCAACTTAGAAGAAGAACCGCCAGCAGTAAGATTAAACGATCAACTAGGTGGAATTTTAACGTGGAAGTGGCGCGGTGAAGAATCACTAAGACACAGTGGTATTCCTTATACAATCATTCGACCGTGTGCTTTAACTGAGGAATCTGGAATTCAACCGCTAGTTTTCGCTCAAGGAGACAATATTAAGGGTAAAGTTAGCCGCGATTCAATTGCTGAACTTTGTTTGCAGGTGTTAGAACAACCACATGCTTGTAATGTCACGTTTGAAGTCACAGCAAAAACTATCACTTCAAGTTCTGGGGGAGATTTATCGCAGTTGCAACCCGATTAA
- the lipA gene encoding lipoyl synthase: MTVKPDWLRVKAPQWERVGSVKEILRDLALNTVCEEASCPNIGECFNAGTATFLIMGPACTRACPYCDIDFEKTPKAIDPTEPERLAEAVRRMQLNHVVITSVNRDDLPDGGASQFVRCITAIREVSPQTTIEVLIPDLCGNWDALEIILQAQPEVLNHNTETIPRLYRRVRPQGNYDRTLELMRRSRELAPWVYTKSGLMVGLGETDAEIRAVMADLRAVDCDILTLGQYLQPSQKHLNVAEFVTPEQFDAWKQFGEELGFLQVVSSPLTRSSYHAEQVRELMQRYPRSRF, encoded by the coding sequence GTGACTGTTAAGCCAGATTGGTTGCGAGTCAAAGCGCCTCAATGGGAGCGTGTTGGCAGCGTTAAAGAGATTTTACGGGATTTAGCACTCAATACGGTGTGCGAAGAAGCATCTTGTCCCAATATTGGCGAGTGTTTCAACGCAGGTACTGCTACATTTTTAATTATGGGACCTGCGTGTACCCGTGCGTGTCCGTATTGCGATATAGATTTTGAAAAAACACCCAAAGCCATCGATCCGACAGAACCCGAAAGACTTGCAGAAGCAGTACGCCGGATGCAACTCAATCATGTTGTGATTACTTCAGTAAATCGCGATGATTTACCTGATGGTGGCGCGTCGCAGTTTGTGCGGTGTATTACTGCAATTCGCGAAGTATCGCCACAGACAACGATTGAGGTACTGATTCCTGATTTGTGTGGCAACTGGGATGCGTTAGAGATAATCTTACAAGCGCAACCAGAGGTATTAAATCATAATACAGAAACGATACCTCGGCTGTATCGTCGGGTACGTCCGCAGGGAAATTATGATCGCACTTTAGAATTAATGCGTCGCTCTCGCGAGCTTGCCCCTTGGGTTTATACTAAATCAGGATTAATGGTTGGGTTAGGGGAAACTGACGCGGAGATTCGCGCGGTGATGGCAGATCTGCGTGCGGTTGATTGCGATATTCTCACATTAGGACAATACTTGCAACCAAGTCAGAAACATTTGAATGTTGCTGAATTCGTTACGCCAGAACAGTTCGATGCTTGGAAACAGTTTGGAGAAGAGTTAGGTTTTCTGCAAGTCGTGTCTTCTCCCTTAACTCGCAGTTCTTATCATGCTGAACAGGTAAGAGAATTAATGCAACGTTATCCACGCAGTCGATTTTAA
- a CDS encoding MarR family winged helix-turn-helix transcriptional regulator yields MQDQLIKTVVSDCTCFNLRKASRVITQLFDQVLQPSGILANQFTLLAALSVTESVSITRLAQELVMDRTTLTRNLKPLEREGLIHIEPGQDQRVRVVSLTQKGQAALAKALPLWQQAQAQVIEELGQDRWQTLLSHLSDTVSLLRES; encoded by the coding sequence ATGCAAGACCAACTAATCAAAACCGTCGTTAGTGACTGTACCTGCTTCAATCTGCGAAAAGCATCGCGCGTGATTACGCAACTTTTCGATCAAGTGTTGCAACCGAGTGGAATTTTGGCGAATCAGTTTACACTTTTAGCCGCCCTCAGTGTTACAGAAAGTGTATCCATTACGCGCTTAGCGCAAGAGTTGGTAATGGATCGAACAACGCTCACGCGCAATCTCAAACCGTTAGAACGCGAAGGTTTGATTCATATTGAACCAGGACAAGATCAGCGAGTGCGGGTTGTTAGTTTAACGCAAAAAGGTCAAGCAGCCTTAGCTAAAGCACTGCCGTTATGGCAACAAGCACAAGCTCAAGTCATTGAGGAACTAGGTCAAGACCGTTGGCAAACATTATTATCTCATTTGTCTGACACAGTATCGTTACTTCGCGAAAGTTAA
- a CDS encoding nucleotidyltransferase family protein: MADYCKRWKIVEFALFGSVLGDDFGLDSDIDVLMTLEPDRGWSLFDWLDVMNQKLYSGLISRNINSSNACRGVISACNNL, from the coding sequence ATCGCCGATTATTGCAAGCGATGGAAAATTGTTGAGTTTGCATTGTTCGGCTCAGTTTTAGGCGATGACTTCGGACTTGATAGCGACATTGATGTTTTAATGACTCTTGAGCCTGATCGCGGTTGGAGTTTATTTGACTGGCTAGATGTAATGAATCAAAAGTTATACTCTGGTTTGATATCGCGCAACATCAATTCTTCTAACGCTTGTCGTGGTGTAATTTCTGCTTGTAATAATCTGTAA